Genomic segment of Candidatus Chlorohelix allophototropha:
TTTGTCTGAGCCAGTTTTTATGGAGCCTTGTCCGGTTATTGTGGTGGATGGAATTTTGCTTTTCACCGATAAGCGTATCCGCGATTTGATGGAATTGAAAATCTTTGTAGATACCGATGCCGATTTGCGATTTATTCGCCGTTTAAGACGCGACATAAAAGAGAGAGGACGTTCGGTTGACTCGGTAATCGAACAATATCTGACTACAGTGCGGATTATGCATCAGGAATTTGTAGAGCCTACCAAACGTTATGCTGATTTGATTATCCCGGAGGGTGGGTTTAATGTGCCGATGCTATTAGATCGGATTGTGAAATTGGTGCAAACTCTCTACGACCAAGCGCTCGGTGAGCGTATTTCGCCTCTGCTGGAACGCGCTAAATTTTTTGCAGGCGCTAACGAACCCGATTAGGCAAAAAATAACCGCACAAATCTTA
This window contains:
- the udk gene encoding uridine kinase, giving the protein MRNSTPLVIGVAGGTGSGKTTVARHIVENIGISLVVHLQHDSYYKDLSHMPFEERTRVNYDHPDSLDNDLLYQHLLDLRAGKPILMPIYDFVQHNRLSEPVFMEPCPVIVVDGILLFTDKRIRDLMELKIFVDTDADLRFIRRLRRDIKERGRSVDSVIEQYLTTVRIMHQEFVEPTKRYADLIIPEGGFNVPMLLDRIVKLVQTLYDQALGERISPLLERAKFFAGANEPD